A single region of the Ctenopharyngodon idella isolate HZGC_01 chromosome 21, HZGC01, whole genome shotgun sequence genome encodes:
- the ppp1r14ba gene encoding protein phosphatase 1, regulatory (inhibitor) subunit 14Ba, with protein MAAVTSPETTPQPRVYFQTPPGTEEEVPQKQGRVTVKYDRKELRRRLNLEEWIVSQLMNLYDCEEDEVPELEIDVDELLDLPSDVERAIRVKMLLVDCYKPNDDFVAALLEKVRGMQKLNTPQKKGELTP; from the exons ATGGCAGCGGTAACAAGTCCGGAAACGACACCTCAGCCCCGGGTCTATTTTCAAACACCTCCCGGTACCGAAGAAGAAGTGCCACAGAAGCAAGGACGAGTGACCGTAAAATATGACAGAAAAGAATTGAGGAGGCGGCTGAATTTGGAGGAGTGGATAGTCAGCCAGTTAATGAATCTATACGACTGCGAG GAGGATGAGGTGCCTGAGCTGGAAATAGATGTGGATGAGCTTCTGGATCTGCCCAGCGATGTCGAGAGAGCCATTCGAGTGAAG atgcTGCTGGTCGACTGTTATAAGCCTAATGAT GACTTTGTGGCGGCACTGCTGGAGAAGGTCCGAGGGATGCAGAAACTCAACACCCCGCAGAAGAAAGGGGAGTTGACGCCATGA